Genomic DNA from Acidobacteriota bacterium:
CGCGCGCGATCCTCCTCTGCAACCCGAACAACCCCACCGGGACCGTCTACGACCGGCAGAATCTCGAATTCCTGTTCGGCCTGTGCGAGGAGCACAATCTCTTTTTCGTGGTCGACGAAACGTACCGCGAGTTCGTCTACGACGATCTCCAGCCCCTGAGCATGCTCCACCTGGCGCCGCGAAGCGACCGCGTCATCGTCGTCGACAGCCTGTCGAAGCGCTTCAGCCTCTGCGGGGCGCGCGTGGGCTGCCTGATCACGGCCAACGAATCGATCCTGGCGGCGGTCCTGAAGATCCTCCAGGCGCGGCTGGCGGCTCCCACCATAGAGCAGTTCGCCGCGGCCTACATGTTGGAGCGGATCGGGGACGACTACCTGGAAAACATGCGGCTCGAGTTCCTTTCCCGCCGCGACACCCTTTACCGGGAGGTGAAGCGGATACCGGGCGTGGCGATCCACAAGCCCCGGGGGGCCTTTTACACCCTGGTCCAGCTTCCGGTGCGCGACGCCGACCATTTCGCCGCCTTTCTGCTGGACGGCTTTTCCCACCGCGGGGCCACCACCTTCATCGCGCCGGCGGCCGGGTTTTACATGCAGAACGACCGCGGGAGGGACAAGGCCCGCATCGCCTACGTTCTCCGGAGCGCCGAGATCGAGGAGGCGGTCGCCGCGCTGGCCGCCGGGCTCGCGCGGTATCAGCAGCAGTACCCTTAAACCGGAAACCCGGCGCTCCCCGCTTCCTTGCCGCACGATTTTGCAGCAGAATCCCGGGCGCGGTCTTTCCGGAACCCGATTGCGGCACGAAGTACGCAATCCCAGGAAGCGTTAGACCTTAACATTTATCGAATGGATAGGAGGGGCCGTCGTATGGCCGATGTTCAGACTCATGACCTCATCATTCTCGGGGCGGGATTAGCCGGCCTGCGCGCAGCCATCGAGGCGTCGCGCGTGACACAGGGCAATATCGATATCGCGCTCATTTCCAAAAACCAGCTGATGCGGGCGCATTCCGTGGCCGCGGAAGGGGGCACCGCCGCGGTCCTCCGTCCCGAGGACGGCGACAGCCTCCAGCTGCACGCCTGGGATACGGTCCTGGGAAGCGATTTCCTGGCCGACCAGGACGTCGTGGACCTGTTCGTGCGCTCCATACCGGGCGAGATCCTCCAGCTGGACCATTGGGGAATCCCCTGGACCCGCCGTTCGGACGGCCGCATCGCCCAGCGCCCCTTCGGGGGGCACAGCTACCCCCGCGCCGTGCTCGCGCAGGACAAGACCGGCTTCTTCGAAATGCAGACGCTGTACGACACGGTCAACCGGTTTCCGCGCGTGAAGCACTACAACGAACACTTCATCACCTCGATCCTGATCGAGGACAACGCTTTCGCGGGACTCACGGCCATCGACATGACCACGGGGAAGTTCAAGGTCATGCGCGGCAAGGCCCTCATCGTGGCCAGCGGCGGCGGCGGCACCCTTTTCGGTTTCACCACCTACTCGCAGACGGTCACGGGCGACGGCATGGCGCTGGCCTACCGCGCCGGCATACCCCTCGAAGACATGGA
This window encodes:
- a CDS encoding pyridoxal phosphate-dependent aminotransferase codes for the protein MEKAVTEAPTTSIPISNRARLTPPSPIRKLAHLANRAKAAGTRVYHLNIGQPDIESPGEFLEGLRAYDQKVVSYEQSQGNEALRAAWSAYANRTLDLRTAPEQFLITVGASEALVFLFMTCCDPGDEILIFDPTYANYLGFASIAGVTLVPVLSDMEHDFALPDRDRIERSITPRTRAILLCNPNNPTGTVYDRQNLEFLFGLCEEHNLFFVVDETYREFVYDDLQPLSMLHLAPRSDRVIVVDSLSKRFSLCGARVGCLITANESILAAVLKILQARLAAPTIEQFAAAYMLERIGDDYLENMRLEFLSRRDTLYREVKRIPGVAIHKPRGAFYTLVQLPVRDADHFAAFLLDGFSHRGATTFIAPAAGFYMQNDRGRDKARIAYVLRSAEIEEAVAALAAGLARYQQQYP